The following are encoded together in the Desulfovibrio legallii genome:
- the fliN gene encoding flagellar motor switch protein FliN yields MAQDDQEALAAQWAAELEKEAQGGDAAPAATQPAAAQPVGGPGAAGQTAAAPTGDAKQDEEALAAQWAEALAKDEEGKESAPKDNAGLAGHATDAHFQDMTEMARQPGDNKLKRELDFILDIPLDVSAELGRTRLLINELLQLGQGSVVELNKLAGEPLEVYVNGKLVARGEAVVINEKFGVRLTDIISPIERVKQLG; encoded by the coding sequence ATGGCGCAGGACGATCAGGAAGCTCTGGCCGCCCAATGGGCGGCGGAACTGGAAAAGGAAGCGCAGGGCGGCGATGCGGCCCCGGCGGCCACACAGCCTGCAGCCGCACAGCCTGTCGGCGGACCAGGCGCGGCCGGGCAAACTGCGGCTGCGCCGACGGGCGACGCCAAGCAGGACGAAGAGGCCCTGGCCGCCCAGTGGGCTGAAGCCCTGGCCAAGGATGAAGAGGGCAAGGAATCCGCCCCCAAGGACAACGCCGGTCTGGCCGGGCACGCCACGGACGCCCATTTTCAGGACATGACGGAAATGGCCCGCCAACCCGGCGACAATAAGCTCAAACGCGAGCTGGACTTTATTCTGGACATTCCCCTGGACGTTTCAGCGGAACTGGGGCGCACCCGCCTGCTCATCAATGAGCTGCTGCAGCTGGGGCAGGGCTCGGTGGTGGAGCTCAACAAACTGGCGGGCGAACCGCTGGAAGTCTACGTCAACGGCAAGCTGGTAGCGCGCGGCGAGGCCGTGGTCATTAACGAGAAATTCGGCGTGCGCCTGACGGACATCATCAGCCCCATTGAGAGGGTCAAACAGCTTGGCTAG
- the fliQ gene encoding flagellar biosynthesis protein FliQ produces the protein MTPDFVIGFGRQAIELCLMMALPMLAVGLGVGVVVSVIQAATQIQEMTLTFIPKIVCMFLALLLALPWLMERMITFTRDVIINIPIYIR, from the coding sequence ATGACCCCCGATTTCGTCATCGGCTTCGGCCGCCAAGCCATTGAACTCTGCCTTATGATGGCCCTGCCCATGCTGGCCGTGGGCCTGGGCGTGGGCGTGGTGGTCAGCGTCATTCAGGCCGCTACCCAGATTCAGGAAATGACCCTGACCTTCATCCCCAAAATCGTCTGCATGTTTCTGGCCCTGCTCCTGGCCCTGCCCTGGCTCATGGAACGCATGATTACATTCACCAGGGATGTTATCATTAATATTCCCATATATATACGCTAA
- the era gene encoding GTPase Era, with protein sequence MTDQHHRCGRVALMGPPNAGKSTLLNALLGQKVTIVTPKPQTTRNQIVGILTDPGSQIIFMDTPGLTQMRGRLSKTMLQAVWQSLSQADVIMPVLDAHLYIRHPEFLERDLAPVAQALASDTRPMIVVVNKVDLFADKSRMLPLLTQLHEMWPGSEIFPASALLRDGLPELAALVRSRLPEAPAEFPEDQISTAPLRFMAAEIIREKLFLHLRQEVPYTVAVDVENWEEDQERGQTLIQATIYVARPMHKAMVIGRAGAGIKEIGTEARKDIVELLGGKVHLDLWVKVREHWTEDVAFLRDMGLMAE encoded by the coding sequence ATGACGGACCAGCACCACCGTTGCGGCCGGGTCGCCCTCATGGGGCCGCCCAATGCGGGCAAATCCACCCTGCTCAACGCCCTTCTGGGGCAAAAGGTGACCATTGTCACCCCCAAACCGCAGACCACGCGCAACCAGATTGTGGGCATCCTCACGGACCCGGGTTCGCAAATCATTTTTATGGATACGCCGGGCCTCACCCAGATGCGTGGCCGCCTGAGCAAGACCATGCTCCAGGCCGTCTGGCAGAGCCTGAGCCAGGCGGACGTGATCATGCCCGTGCTGGACGCGCACCTCTATATCCGCCATCCGGAATTTCTGGAGCGCGACCTGGCCCCCGTGGCCCAGGCGCTTGCCAGCGACACGCGCCCCATGATCGTGGTGGTCAACAAGGTGGACCTGTTTGCGGACAAAAGCCGCATGCTGCCCCTGCTCACCCAGCTGCACGAAATGTGGCCCGGATCGGAAATCTTTCCTGCTTCAGCGTTGTTGCGCGACGGCCTGCCTGAACTGGCCGCCCTGGTGCGCTCCCGCCTGCCCGAAGCCCCGGCGGAATTTCCCGAAGACCAGATTTCCACGGCGCCTCTGCGCTTCATGGCGGCGGAGATCATCCGCGAAAAACTCTTCCTGCACCTGCGGCAGGAGGTGCCCTACACCGTGGCCGTGGATGTGGAGAACTGGGAAGAAGACCAGGAACGCGGGCAGACGCTTATTCAGGCCACCATCTATGTGGCCCGCCCCATGCACAAGGCCATGGTCATCGGCCGGGCCGGCGCGGGCATCAAAGAAATCGGCACCGAAGCCCGCAAGGACATTGTGGAACTGCTGGGCGGCAAGGTGCACCTGGACCTGTGGGTCAAGGTGCGCGAGCACTGGACTGAAGACGTGGCCTTTTTGCGCGACATGGGCCTCATGGCGGAATAA
- the fliO gene encoding flagellar biosynthetic protein FliO — MASPAPLLLAAVGLADAGGQAAAGSGAAAGQAAGPAAGQAAGQAAMLGQSAFTWGGYAQAIGILFLLLGVLWLAVWLARRFGKFNFLPRPGALPRGALVMEAQLPLGPRKGLMVVRFLNKRLLLGVTDQRITLLSEEEAHHEPPENPFQQVMDKARRDVDGG; from the coding sequence TTGGCTAGCCCTGCGCCCCTGCTTCTGGCCGCTGTGGGCCTTGCCGACGCCGGGGGCCAGGCCGCCGCGGGTTCGGGCGCGGCTGCAGGGCAGGCCGCTGGCCCAGCGGCGGGGCAGGCCGCAGGTCAGGCCGCAATGCTGGGGCAAAGCGCCTTTACCTGGGGCGGCTACGCCCAAGCCATAGGCATACTCTTTTTGCTGCTGGGCGTGCTCTGGCTGGCCGTCTGGCTGGCCCGGCGCTTTGGCAAGTTCAATTTTCTGCCGCGTCCGGGCGCGCTGCCGCGCGGCGCGCTGGTCATGGAGGCCCAACTGCCTTTGGGACCGCGCAAGGGGCTTATGGTGGTACGCTTCTTGAATAAAAGGTTGCTGCTGGGCGTTACCGACCAGCGGATTACCCTTTTGAGCGAGGAAGAGGCGCACCATGAGCCACCGGAAAACCCTTTTCAACAGGTTATGGATAAAGCCCGTCGCGACGTTGACGGCGGCTAG
- a CDS encoding flagellar basal body-associated FliL family protein: MAAKEKEAPALPEGQAENPKKRSRLKRIIIIAAILLMTLSGAGLGAYWWLYLRTPAAGEAAPEDPAATAPASAQNKAQPNASAGHGATPAGQAGQAGQGNGQGGPEGARIERQSDLPRSAGLVLPLPAITVNLADPAGRRYLKLGMEVEVNADVSKELQGNSARVRDAVIMLLAGKTYADVASPEGKVLLKAEVAARLNQILGAQRVIRVYFTDFVVE, encoded by the coding sequence ATGGCGGCCAAGGAAAAGGAAGCGCCGGCCCTGCCCGAGGGGCAGGCCGAAAATCCCAAGAAGCGTTCGCGCCTCAAGCGCATCATCATTATTGCGGCCATTCTGCTCATGACCCTGAGCGGGGCCGGCCTGGGCGCATACTGGTGGCTCTACCTGCGCACGCCCGCAGCGGGCGAGGCCGCGCCGGAAGACCCGGCCGCCACGGCCCCGGCCAGCGCCCAGAACAAGGCGCAGCCCAACGCGTCGGCCGGCCACGGCGCAACGCCCGCAGGCCAAGCAGGCCAGGCTGGTCAAGGCAACGGCCAGGGCGGCCCTGAAGGCGCGCGCATAGAACGGCAGAGCGACCTGCCCCGCAGCGCCGGGCTGGTGCTGCCCCTGCCGGCCATTACCGTCAATCTGGCCGACCCCGCCGGACGGCGCTACCTCAAGCTGGGCATGGAAGTGGAGGTCAACGCCGACGTCTCCAAAGAGCTGCAGGGCAACAGCGCACGGGTGCGCGACGCCGTGATCATGCTTCTGGCGGGCAAGACGTACGCGGACGTGGCCTCGCCGGAGGGCAAGGTGCTGCTCAAGGCCGAGGTGGCGGCGCGGCTGAACCAGATTTTGGGCGCGCAGCGGGTTATCCGCGTATACTTTACCGATTTTGTTGTGGAATAA
- the fliP gene encoding flagellar type III secretion system pore protein FliP (The bacterial flagellar biogenesis protein FliP forms a type III secretion system (T3SS)-type pore required for flagellar assembly.) — protein sequence MSHRKTLFNRLWIKPVATLTAASLPLLFLPALALAAQDISLPALQLTLSGGAQSPEKVSVLLEILFLLTVLSVAPAIMLTVTSFTRIIIVFSFLRQAMGVQQLPPTQILASLAIFMTVVIMFPVGKEINDQALQPYLNEQIDYKVALDRAQAPLRTFMFKHTREKDLSVFYAISNMEAPRNKEEVPTMLLAAAYVISELKTAFTIGFLIYIPFLVLDMVISSVLLAMGMMMLPPMMVSMPFKLLLFVMVDGWNLLVGSLVNSFLL from the coding sequence ATGAGCCACCGGAAAACCCTTTTCAACAGGTTATGGATAAAGCCCGTCGCGACGTTGACGGCGGCTAGTCTGCCCCTGCTGTTCCTGCCCGCCCTGGCCTTGGCCGCGCAGGATATTTCTTTGCCCGCGCTGCAGCTGACCCTTTCGGGCGGGGCCCAATCTCCTGAAAAAGTCTCGGTCCTGCTGGAAATTCTCTTCCTGCTCACCGTGCTTTCCGTGGCCCCGGCCATCATGCTCACGGTCACGAGCTTCACCCGCATCATCATTGTCTTCAGCTTTCTGCGTCAGGCCATGGGCGTGCAGCAGCTGCCGCCCACCCAGATTCTGGCCAGCCTTGCCATTTTTATGACAGTGGTCATCATGTTCCCCGTGGGCAAGGAAATCAACGACCAGGCCCTGCAGCCCTACCTCAACGAACAAATCGACTACAAGGTGGCCCTGGACCGCGCCCAGGCTCCCTTACGCACCTTCATGTTCAAGCATACCCGCGAGAAAGACCTTTCAGTCTTCTACGCCATCAGCAACATGGAAGCGCCGCGCAATAAGGAAGAAGTCCCCACCATGCTGTTGGCCGCCGCCTACGTCATCAGCGAACTGAAAACCGCCTTCACCATCGGCTTTCTCATCTACATTCCCTTTCTGGTGCTGGACATGGTCATCTCCAGCGTGCTGCTGGCCATGGGCATGATGATGCTGCCGCCCATGATGGTTTCCATGCCCTTCAAGCTGCTGCTCTTTGTCATGGTGGACGGCTGGAATCTGCTGGTGGGCTCCCTGGTCAACAGCTTTCTGTTATAA
- a CDS encoding YggS family pyridoxal phosphate-dependent enzyme, whose translation MDDALLRRYQNLQERLQAXCDRAGRPRAEVTLVAVSKLHPAADIAALAHVGQVDFGENYVQEALQKQADLAANPACGHVRWHMIGHVQHRKAAQVAGAFHLLHSLDSRRLAEALERRLAEQNRRQPVLIEVNLAAEAQKSGLGAEDLPALADYVCESCPHLDLQGLMCLPPVFDAGDAARPYFARLRGLRDALRTRLGLPLPELSMGMSGDFAGAVAEGATLVRIGTDIFGPRPAKA comes from the coding sequence ATGGACGACGCACTGCTGCGACGCTACCAAAACCTGCAGGAACGGCTGCAGGCCRCCTGCGACCGGGCCGGACGCCCCCGCGCCGAGGTGACTCTGGTGGCCGTATCCAAGCTGCATCCGGCAGCGGACATCGCTGCTCTGGCCCACGTTGGTCAGGTGGACTTTGGCGAGAATTACGTCCAGGAGGCTCTGCAGAAGCAGGCCGATCTGGCGGCGAACCCGGCCTGCGGGCACGTCCGCTGGCACATGATCGGCCATGTGCAGCACCGCAAGGCGGCGCAGGTGGCCGGAGCCTTTCACCTGCTGCACAGCCTAGATTCCCGCCGTCTGGCCGAAGCGCTGGAACGGCGGCTGGCGGAGCAGAACCGGCGTCAGCCCGTGCTCATTGAAGTTAATTTGGCCGCCGAGGCGCAAAAATCTGGCCTGGGGGCTGAGGATTTGCCCGCTCTGGCCGATTATGTCTGTGAAAGCTGCCCGCATCTGGACCTGCAGGGGCTCATGTGCCTGCCCCCGGTGTTTGACGCGGGCGACGCGGCCCGGCCCTATTTTGCCCGCCTGCGCGGCCTGCGCGACGCCCTGCGTACACGCTTAGGCCTGCCCCTGCCCGAACTTTCCATGGGCATGAGCGGCGACTTTGCCGGGGCCGTGGCCGAGGGGGCAACGTTAGTACGCATCGGCACGGATATTTTCGGGCCGCGTCCCGCCAAAGCCTGA
- a CDS encoding VUT family protein, which translates to MFTLFTYMALIVGVNWGFAVTPLIALPNGEMWPPMSLVVGFIFVVRDYAQRRVGHKVLWAMLVGCVVSWYMATPQLAVASAAAFAVGELGDWALYTFTNRPFSQRILISSLVSAPLDSIVFLGLIGLATPWSVVIMSLSKLVGALLVFCLVRRREQRAYALVDPRS; encoded by the coding sequence ATGTTTACGCTGTTTACCTATATGGCCCTTATTGTGGGCGTGAACTGGGGCTTTGCCGTCACACCGCTTATCGCGCTGCCCAACGGCGAAATGTGGCCGCCCATGTCTCTGGTGGTGGGCTTCATCTTTGTGGTGCGCGATTACGCCCAGCGTCGCGTGGGGCACAAGGTGCTTTGGGCCATGCTGGTGGGGTGCGTGGTGAGCTGGTATATGGCCACTCCGCAACTGGCCGTGGCCAGCGCCGCAGCCTTTGCCGTGGGCGAACTGGGCGACTGGGCCCTGTACACCTTTACCAACCGGCCTTTTTCGCAGCGCATCCTCATTTCCAGCCTGGTCAGCGCGCCTCTGGACAGCATCGTGTTTCTGGGGCTTATCGGTCTGGCCACGCCTTGGTCCGTCGTCATCATGAGCCTGAGCAAACTGGTGGGCGCGCTGCTGGTTTTCTGTCTGGTGCGGCGGCGCGAACAGCGCGCATACGCTCTGGTCGACCCGCGTTCCTGA